GGATGTAATAACCGTTGATGGTGGTGGCACCTAGCGATTCGTGGGGGATAAGAAAGGGTCCAGCCGGGTGCATCCGAAAGGTTTCGCGTACGATGCAACGTAAGTAGTTGAGGTTGGCCAGATCAGATTCTGAGACCATTCGATTAGGCCCTACCACAGAGTCAAGTTCTTCTTGGACCTTTCGAAGTACACGTGGATGCTTGATCACCTCAGCCATCGCCCATTCGTTGGTCATAGCCGACGTGTCTGTGGCAGCGGCAATCATGTCCTAAAGTACCAAAAACCGATTATATCATATACacaaaaagttttattattaagcAAGTGTGTAAAGCATATTTACTAAAATgtttatatagtataatttgatttcaaaaataaattttaaaatttaaatcttatcatttaagtaaaTGGTGTGTTCTATCTATcgactttaaaaataaaataataaatatacgtttgaaaatattagtttgaaTGAATATCTTTTAATCTAATTTGGAGAGAATATAAAACTGCAGGAACCCCACAAAACCTGCAGTAAGAAAGTAATGGAAATTGTAATTCTTATAAGCATTAATGATAAGATCATAAAGCAACTCctcacacataaaataaatgatggTAATTGTTTTATGCAATTCCCATGAAACTTATCAAAGGCCAATACAAAGACTCTCCATCTATACTTCTTTTTACTCCTTTTATGATGGAATAGTATACTAAGCAATCATTTTGTTAAGTGGTATATAACATTTGGTGGATATTTCTTTGTTGCAAACACATGAATCTTTATTgcttgtaaaatatattttttgccaagtagaaaaattataaaatacactTCTAGAGCATtcttattgttcattatttaaaggCAGAGTGTTAGACCTAAACTTCTAAAGCATTAAGGATCTGTAGGATCCCAAAAGAATGCCATAAAAATGacgaaaggaaaataaataaaaatgcatgaGCATTGAAATGAATGATACTATAAGAAAGCATTATAACCTGGATTAGTGCTTTAATTTCTCTGTCATCCATATGTTCTTTTCCATCTTCTCCAGGCAAAGATAGCAGGACATCAACAAAATCCAATTCATCGTTATCATCATCACCCTCTCTTTTGATTCTCTTTCTATCCCTTGCCCTCCTATGTTCttcaataattttcttgtgaaaATCATCCACTCTCTTCTCCACTtccctcatcttcttctcacaCCCATAAGGGTCCACCCACCTCCAAAATGGCAGATAATCACCCAAATAAATCAACCCCAGTAGCCAAAACAACTCATGGGTAATATGCATGAACTCCATGGCCTCTTGTGGCCCTGCAGATTCAGACCCATAATACTGCTTCCCCAGCAACATCCTAGTCACGTTGTTCATCGAGAACGCACCCAAAACGTCCCTCAAGTTCACTGCCTTCCCGGTCTGAGCCCTCGCCCAGACGTCCCGCACGAGGTGCTGAGCTTCCTCGGCGCGGTGTCTCGCAAAGGACTCGAGCCGCTTTGTGGTCAGCAGGTGCTCCATGCATATCCGCCTCATTCGCTTCCAGCTCGGTCCCAGCGGGGCCAGGGCCACATCGCCACAGCCGTAGGCCAGGTGAATGGCAGCAAGAGTGCGTGGCCTGGAGGCAAAGACATCATCTTGACGGACTAGAATCTCGCGTATGATGTCTGGGTCGTTGGTGGTGATGGCGTGCACGCTGCCAAGGCGGAGATAGACGAGCGGGCCGTATTTCTCGCACAGAGTGGCGAGGTCTCTGTGGGGGAGTTTGCTAAGCTGCAGAAGGTTGCCAAATACAGGCCATTTTGGTGGACCAGGAGGGAGCTGCGCTTTGGTTTTGTGTGGGGACTTGCTGTTGAGCCACTTGTACGCGATCTTGGAGATCAGAGCTAAACAAAGAAGGGTTGAGGCAAATGTGGCTAAATCCATTAAATATTTGCCTGTTTCTTGACCTGAAAGatctttttttaagtaaacgTTTTGCCAATAATAAAGCCCATTTGGGACCAGACTTTGGCTCATGgaaggttttaagttttttcAAACCTTTAAATACTTGCATGTTGGAGTACAAAGAATGGTTTGTTATTGATCATAATCTTTGCGTGCATGTTCAGGAAATTGTATGTATGGTGTGATACGTCTTCTTTAGAATGTTAGAAACgattagagtaatgttataaaCTACACTTCATCctactatataaaatgtgatacttTTATCACTAATGAATCatcatttattcttttaaagaataaatttaaagatgatgAAAGATGCATGCCACCTCATCATAGGAGGATGAGGGTGTGATTTGTAGAATTTTCCTGAtggttaatttattttaataatggGTGCTTTGCTATGTCCCCGGGGTTGCTTAAAATGTTGGAGAGCGACTTTTATTCCTTTGTTGCTGGTTTGGTGAGGCATGCTCTTTGTGATGCGTTCTGGACTATGGTCATTTCCTACTTGAAATGGTATTTGCATTGAAAAATGTCGTTTTTCAccttaaatattattatttctagcCAAGCTTGTTAAAATGTACCCAATAGCAAGCATGATTAAAGATAATAAGGTTTAGGATGAAGAGTAATCT
Above is a genomic segment from Juglans microcarpa x Juglans regia isolate MS1-56 chromosome 1D, Jm3101_v1.0, whole genome shotgun sequence containing:
- the LOC121241360 gene encoding cytochrome P450 703A2 isoform X1 — encoded protein: MDLATFASTLLCLALISKIAYKWLNSKSPHKTKAQLPPGPPKWPVFGNLLQLSKLPHRDLATLCEKYGPLVYLRLGSVHAITTNDPDIIREILVRQDDVFASRPRTLAAIHLAYGCGDVALAPLGPSWKRMRRICMEHLLTTKRLESFARHRAEEAQHLVRDVWARAQTGKAVNLRDVLGAFSMNNVTRMLLGKQYYGSESAGPQEAMEFMHITHELFWLLGLIYLGDYLPFWRWVDPYGCEKKMREVEKRVDDFHKKIIEEHRRARDRKRIKREGDDDNDELDFVDVLLSLPGEDGKEHMDDREIKALIQDMIAAATDTSAMTNEWAMAEVIKHPRVLRKVQEELDSVVGPNRMVSESDLANLNYLRCIVRETFRMHPAGPFLIPHESLGATTINGYYIPAKTRVFINTHGLGRNTKVWDNVEEFRPERHWVVDGSRVEISHGADFKILPFSAGKRKCPGAPLGVTLVLMALARLFHCFDWSPPEGLKHEDIDTSEVYGMTMPKAEALEAIAKPRLARHMYQCN
- the LOC121241360 gene encoding cytochrome P450 703A2 isoform X2 — encoded protein: MDLATFASTLLCLALISKIAYKWLNSKSPHKTKAQLPPGPPKWPVFGNLLQLSKLPHRDLATLCEKYGPLVYLRLGSVHAITTNDPDIIREILVRQDDVFASRPRTLAAIHLAYGCGDVALAPLGPSWKRMRRICMEHLLTTKRLESFARHRAEEAQHLVRDVWARAQTGKAVNLRDVLGAFSMNNVTRMLLGKQYYGSESAGPQEAMEFMHITHELFWLLGLIYLGDYLPFWRWVDPYGCEKKMREVEKRVDDFHKKIIEEHRRARDRKRIKREGDDDNDELDFVDVLLSLPGEDGKEHMDDREIKALIQDMIAAATDTSAMTNEWAMAEVIKHPRVLRKVQEELDSVVGPNRMVSESDLANLNYLRCIVRETFRMHPAGPFLIPHESLGATTINGYYIPAKTRVFINTHGLGRNTKVWDNVEEFRPERHWVVDGSRVEISHGADFKILPFSAGKRKCPGAPLGVTLVLMALARLFHCFDWSPPEGLKHEDIDTSEVYGMTMPKAEALEAIAKPRLARHMYQ